A DNA window from Planctomycetota bacterium contains the following coding sequences:
- the recR gene encoding recombination mediator RecR, translating into MAYAEPIVRLIRELSKLPGIGDKTAERLTFHLLAQPAGEVLLLANALRDLKEQVKSCARCYNISEKETCDICSDARRDHALICVVEQTRDVWAIERSGCYRGLYHVLHGRLSPLDGVGPENLTIPALLERVRQGGVREVILATNPTPEGDATAFYIQKALGGNGVQVTRIARGIPAGSTLEFSDRTVVGDALSGRREL; encoded by the coding sequence ATGGCGTACGCGGAACCGATCGTGCGGCTGATCCGGGAGCTGTCCAAGCTCCCCGGCATCGGCGACAAAACGGCCGAGCGGCTGACCTTCCACCTGCTGGCGCAGCCCGCCGGCGAGGTGCTCCTCCTGGCCAACGCCCTGCGGGACCTCAAGGAGCAGGTCAAATCCTGCGCGCGGTGTTATAATATTTCCGAGAAGGAGACGTGCGACATCTGCTCCGACGCGCGTCGCGACCACGCCCTGATCTGCGTGGTGGAGCAGACGCGGGACGTGTGGGCGATCGAGCGCTCCGGCTGCTACCGGGGGCTCTACCACGTGCTCCACGGGCGCCTGTCGCCGCTGGACGGGGTGGGGCCGGAGAACCTCACGATCCCCGCGCTCCTGGAGCGGGTGCGCCAGGGAGGTGTCCGCGAAGTGATCCTCGCGACCAACCCGACGCCCGAAGGGGACGCCACCGCCTTCTACATCCAGAAGGCCCTCGGCGGCAACGGCGTGCAGGTCACCCGGATCGCCCGCGGCATCCCCGCCGGAAGCACGCTCGAATTCTCCGATCGGACCGTCGTGGGCGACGCCCTGTCCGGCCGGAGGGAGCTCTAG
- a CDS encoding YbaB/EbfC family nucleoid-associated protein, protein MLPGGMNLGKFGKQFEDMQKKLARLEEDLKERVVEAASGGGMVKVKVNGAEEVVDIKIEPEVISPDDKGMLEDLVLAAVNEGIKKAKKLREGELARITGLSLPGLM, encoded by the coding sequence ATGCTGCCCGGCGGAATGAACCTGGGGAAGTTCGGCAAGCAGTTCGAGGACATGCAGAAGAAGCTCGCCCGCCTGGAGGAAGACCTCAAGGAGCGCGTCGTCGAGGCCGCCTCCGGCGGCGGCATGGTCAAGGTCAAGGTGAACGGCGCCGAGGAAGTCGTCGACATCAAGATCGAGCCGGAAGTCATTTCCCCCGACGACAAGGGCATGCTCGAGGATCTTGTCCTGGCGGCGGTCAACGAAGGAATCAAGAAAGCCAAGAAACTGCGGGAGGGCGAGCTGGCCCGGATCACGGGCCTGTCGCTTCCCGGACTGATGTGA
- a CDS encoding sulfate ABC transporter substrate-binding protein, with protein MRISPAFLALSFALPMAFACGKPSGERQTVTLLNVSYDPTRELYKEIGERFSAHYKAKTGRTVVVKSSHGGSAAQARSVLGGLKADVVTLALAPDIDILARHGLLRPDWQQAFPNNSSPYTSAIVFLVRTGNPKQIRSWEDLARPGVAVITPNPKTSGGARWNFLAAWGHITRNGGDAAQAEDFVRRLYANAPVLDTGARGATTTFVRKKIGDVLIAWENEAHLAVREFAEDRFEIVYPPDSIRAEPPVAIVDKNVAVNGTADIARAFIEYLYTDEAQEAMGRWYYRPSNPAILEKFRQTLPPFRKLFTIAEVAGTWTEAQKNFFDDGGVFDRLYAPK; from the coding sequence ATGCGCATTTCGCCCGCGTTTCTGGCTCTGTCTTTCGCCCTGCCGATGGCGTTCGCCTGCGGCAAACCTTCAGGAGAACGACAAACCGTCACCCTCCTGAACGTCTCCTACGACCCCACGCGAGAGCTCTATAAGGAAATCGGAGAGCGCTTTTCCGCGCATTACAAGGCCAAGACCGGACGCACGGTCGTCGTCAAAAGCTCCCATGGGGGCTCCGCCGCCCAGGCACGCTCCGTTCTCGGCGGTCTGAAGGCGGACGTCGTAACGCTCGCCCTGGCTCCGGATATCGACATCCTCGCACGCCACGGTCTTCTTCGACCCGACTGGCAGCAGGCGTTTCCGAACAACTCGTCGCCCTATACGTCCGCGATCGTTTTTCTCGTCCGGACGGGAAATCCCAAGCAGATCCGAAGCTGGGAGGACCTGGCGCGGCCCGGCGTGGCGGTGATCACGCCCAATCCGAAAACCTCGGGCGGGGCACGCTGGAACTTTCTGGCCGCGTGGGGCCATATCACCCGCAACGGCGGCGACGCCGCCCAGGCCGAGGATTTCGTCCGGCGGCTCTATGCGAACGCTCCGGTTCTGGACACGGGGGCCCGCGGGGCCACGACCACCTTCGTCCGGAAAAAAATCGGAGACGTCCTGATCGCCTGGGAAAACGAGGCGCACCTGGCGGTGCGGGAGTTCGCCGAGGACCGCTTCGAAATCGTCTATCCCCCCGATTCGATCCGGGCGGAGCCGCCCGTGGCGATCGTGGACAAGAACGTCGCCGTCAACGGAACGGCCGACATCGCCCGCGCTTTCATCGAGTATCTCTACACGGACGAAGCCCAGGAAGCCATGGGTCGCTGGTATTACCGGCCGTCCAATCCGGCGATCCTCGAGAAGTTCCGGCAAACTCTCCCGCCTTTCCGGAAGCTGTTCACGATCGCGGAAGTGGCCGGAACCTGGACGGAAGCCCAGAAGAACTTCTTCGACGACGGCGGCGTCTTCGATCGGCTTTACGCCCCGAAATAG
- a CDS encoding MoxR family ATPase: MNVEEQARRFRENVEALRREIAKAIVGHEEVVRQTIVAILAEGHALLEGVPGIGKTLLVRTVAQCLRLRFSRIQFTPDLMPADILGTNIVVEDAQGRKHFEFQKGPVFGNIVLADEINRATPKTQSALLEAMQEKAVTVAGVRYPLEEPFFVLATQNPIEMEGTYPLPEAQVDRFLFKIEVPASRLEELLEVIDRTTGRETPQPQPVLAGPDILEMRAFAREVPIASHVKEFAARLVLATHPSEGSPVARKYLRYGASPRGAQALVRAGKILALMKGRYNVSFGDIREAAFPALRHRLILNFEAEAEGIRPDAILEKILAELPEVAAAR; the protein is encoded by the coding sequence ATGAACGTCGAAGAACAGGCCCGCCGGTTCCGCGAAAACGTCGAAGCCCTCCGCCGCGAAATCGCCAAGGCCATCGTCGGTCACGAGGAGGTCGTCCGCCAGACGATCGTGGCCATCCTCGCCGAAGGCCACGCCCTCCTGGAAGGCGTCCCGGGCATCGGCAAGACCCTCCTCGTGCGCACCGTCGCCCAGTGCCTGCGCCTGCGCTTCTCGCGCATCCAGTTCACCCCCGACCTCATGCCCGCCGACATCCTCGGGACCAACATCGTGGTCGAGGACGCCCAGGGCCGAAAACACTTCGAATTCCAGAAGGGGCCCGTCTTCGGAAACATCGTCCTGGCCGACGAAATCAACCGCGCCACGCCCAAGACGCAGTCCGCCCTCCTCGAAGCCATGCAGGAGAAGGCCGTCACCGTCGCGGGCGTCCGTTACCCCCTCGAGGAGCCGTTCTTCGTCCTGGCGACCCAGAACCCCATCGAAATGGAAGGAACCTACCCGCTGCCCGAAGCCCAGGTGGATCGCTTCCTCTTCAAGATCGAAGTGCCCGCCTCGCGGCTCGAAGAGCTCCTCGAGGTCATCGACCGCACCACCGGCCGCGAGACGCCCCAGCCCCAGCCGGTCCTCGCCGGCCCGGACATCCTCGAGATGCGCGCCTTCGCCCGGGAGGTCCCCATCGCGTCCCACGTCAAGGAGTTCGCCGCGCGCCTGGTTCTGGCCACGCACCCGTCGGAGGGAAGCCCCGTGGCCCGCAAGTATCTGCGGTACGGCGCCAGCCCCCGCGGCGCCCAGGCTCTCGTGCGCGCGGGCAAGATCCTCGCCCTCATGAAGGGACGCTACAACGTCTCCTTCGGCGACATCCGCGAGGCCGCCTTCCCCGCCCTGCGCCACCGCCTGATCCTCAACTTCGAGGCGGAGGCCGAGGGAATCCGGCCCGACGCGATCCTGGAGAAAATCCTGGCGGAACTTCCGGAAGTCGCCGCCGCGCGGTAA
- a CDS encoding sigma-70 family RNA polymerase sigma factor, producing MSDGTTVDDPGLIRRSKRGDREAFGQLVSRYQSQVYRLVRGILGDAAESEDVTQEVFLKAYGNLGRFRGDSSFYTWLYRIAVNEALRARRRRRAPVPAESLPEIEAPRPEEPSEGGPTLAALERLLGRLSDEFRTIVVLRDLEGLSYQEIAETLEIPIGTVESRLFRARRELRELWRKMKEARNAL from the coding sequence TTGAGCGACGGAACGACTGTGGACGACCCGGGTTTAATCCGTAGGTCGAAGCGAGGGGATCGGGAGGCCTTCGGGCAGCTCGTCTCCCGCTACCAGTCGCAGGTGTACCGTCTGGTTCGCGGCATCCTGGGGGACGCCGCGGAGAGCGAGGACGTGACGCAGGAGGTGTTCCTCAAGGCGTATGGGAACCTGGGCCGGTTCCGCGGCGATTCGAGCTTCTACACGTGGCTCTACCGCATCGCCGTCAACGAGGCGCTGCGGGCGCGGCGACGGCGCCGCGCGCCCGTGCCGGCCGAGTCCCTCCCCGAGATCGAGGCGCCCCGCCCGGAGGAGCCCTCGGAGGGGGGACCGACGCTGGCCGCGCTGGAGCGCCTGCTTGGCCGCCTGTCCGACGAATTCCGGACGATCGTGGTCCTTCGGGACCTCGAGGGGCTCTCCTATCAGGAGATCGCCGAGACCCTCGAGATCCCGATCGGGACGGTCGAATCCAGGCTCTTCCGCGCGCGCCGGGAGCTGCGCGAGTTGTGGAGGAAGATGAAGGAGGCCCGCAATGCACTGTGA
- the corA gene encoding magnesium/cobalt transporter CorA — translation MLKGLFARPGRPPEAFTSAGRIPELLRERDVCLWADFESPTEEERRVMETAFGFHPVALESCWAHANHPRLQDYGDYLYLVLHAVRSVRPLKTDEIDVFLGRSFLVTCHDGPSAALAEVQRRAQEVEGLLRRGPDRALAELVDRITEDYVEAIERLDDAMDGLEDRLFRSPGRAALREVLSFKKDVLHFRRIVGPQREVLGRLARMEFPQVSREEAVYLRDVHDRTVRVAEMLEAFRDVLTSAMEVYLSVVSNRINEVVRTLTVFSIILMSTSLVAGIYGMNVDLLKTGTKADFYLLLGVMGAIAGALLWVFRRRAWI, via the coding sequence ATGCTCAAGGGGCTGTTCGCGCGCCCGGGGCGGCCTCCGGAGGCGTTCACCTCGGCCGGGCGGATCCCCGAGCTTCTCCGGGAGAGGGACGTCTGCCTCTGGGCGGACTTCGAGTCGCCCACCGAGGAGGAGCGCCGCGTGATGGAGACGGCGTTCGGGTTTCACCCGGTCGCGCTCGAAAGCTGCTGGGCGCACGCCAATCATCCCCGTCTTCAGGATTATGGAGACTATCTCTATCTCGTCCTGCACGCGGTGCGGTCGGTCCGTCCTCTGAAGACCGACGAGATCGACGTCTTCCTGGGGCGCTCGTTCCTGGTGACCTGCCACGACGGGCCGTCCGCGGCGCTCGCGGAAGTCCAGCGGCGGGCGCAGGAGGTAGAGGGGCTGCTTCGCCGGGGCCCCGACCGCGCTCTGGCGGAGCTCGTGGATCGGATCACGGAAGACTATGTGGAAGCCATCGAGCGGCTGGACGATGCGATGGACGGACTGGAAGACCGGCTCTTCCGGAGCCCGGGCCGCGCGGCGCTGCGCGAGGTGCTCTCGTTCAAGAAGGACGTTCTGCACTTCCGGAGGATCGTGGGTCCGCAGCGGGAGGTGCTCGGGCGCCTGGCGCGGATGGAGTTCCCGCAGGTCAGCCGCGAAGAAGCGGTCTACCTTCGGGACGTGCACGACCGGACGGTCCGGGTGGCGGAGATGCTCGAGGCGTTCCGGGACGTTCTGACGAGCGCGATGGAGGTTTATCTCTCGGTGGTTTCCAACCGCATCAACGAGGTGGTGCGGACGCTGACGGTCTTTTCGATCATCCTGATGTCCACGTCGCTGGTGGCGGGGATCTACGGGATGAACGTGGATCTTCTGAAGACGGGGACGAAGGCGGACTTTTACCTTCTCCTGGGCGTGATGGGGGCGATCGCGGGGGCGCTTCTGTGGGTTTTCCGGAGGCGGGCATGGATTTGA
- a CDS encoding porin, whose protein sequence is MTTIALAVLLALQEPAPPRPAEKAPEKPRSSADGLPVSVSWREGLRFKTDDGTFQATLGGRVLAHYRTLFDRPDAARANPDTLYLRQARVDLQGKLFQEFDFRLYLDFPTGTASATTGTLQDGYLGWSRWPELTLKIGQFKEPFSQEQTTTLRATDFVERSVLDRLAPGRDLGFLFAGKAASGLFEYEAGAFDGAGRAVVDNNDEKDLAARLRISPLEGLRLGVAGTVGDVDGASSATAFDLTTTELQIQFLDATAGTVDGLRTRIGLELTWLWESFGLRAEWARRTDTVTQGTLDEDDIHLKAWNVSVTWLLTGEKKTLEARIVPRNPFNPSAGTWGAFELAFRVARLEIDDEIFDAGVAPSAGNADRVTTFTAGVNWYLNPHVRITPNAVVEKFSDELPAGGDDRYVGALVRFQIDF, encoded by the coding sequence ATGACGACGATCGCTCTTGCCGTCCTCCTGGCGCTTCAGGAACCCGCTCCTCCTCGGCCGGCCGAAAAGGCTCCCGAGAAACCCAGGTCCTCCGCCGATGGGCTGCCCGTTTCGGTCTCCTGGCGCGAGGGCCTCCGCTTCAAAACGGACGACGGGACCTTCCAGGCCACCCTCGGGGGACGCGTGCTGGCCCATTACCGGACTCTCTTCGACCGTCCCGACGCCGCCCGCGCCAATCCCGACACGCTCTACCTGCGTCAGGCGCGCGTGGATCTCCAGGGCAAGCTCTTCCAGGAATTCGACTTCCGGTTGTATCTGGATTTCCCGACGGGGACCGCGTCCGCCACGACGGGAACCCTCCAGGACGGATACCTCGGATGGAGCCGCTGGCCCGAGCTGACCCTCAAAATAGGCCAGTTCAAGGAACCTTTCAGCCAGGAGCAGACCACCACGCTCCGGGCCACGGACTTCGTCGAACGCTCCGTGCTGGACCGCCTGGCCCCGGGACGGGACCTCGGGTTCCTGTTCGCAGGCAAGGCGGCCTCAGGACTGTTCGAATACGAGGCGGGCGCCTTCGACGGCGCCGGCCGGGCGGTCGTCGACAACAACGACGAAAAGGATCTGGCCGCCCGTCTCCGCATCAGCCCGCTCGAAGGACTGCGCCTCGGGGTCGCCGGAACCGTCGGAGACGTCGACGGAGCCTCCTCGGCCACGGCCTTCGACCTGACGACCACGGAACTTCAGATCCAGTTCCTCGATGCGACGGCCGGAACGGTGGACGGCCTCCGGACGCGCATCGGTCTCGAACTGACGTGGCTCTGGGAGTCGTTCGGCCTGCGGGCCGAATGGGCCCGTCGTACGGACACCGTCACGCAGGGCACCCTCGACGAAGACGACATCCATCTGAAGGCCTGGAACGTCAGCGTCACGTGGCTCCTGACGGGAGAAAAAAAGACGCTCGAAGCCCGCATCGTGCCGCGGAATCCCTTCAACCCGTCGGCCGGAACGTGGGGAGCCTTCGAGCTGGCGTTCCGCGTTGCGCGCCTGGAAATCGACGACGAGATTTTCGACGCGGGAGTCGCGCCCTCCGCGGGCAACGCGGATCGGGTCACGACCTTCACGGCGGGCGTCAATTGGTATCTCAATCCCCACGTGAGAATCACCCCCAACGCCGTTGTGGAGAAGTTCAGCGACGAGCTCCCCGCCGGGGGCGACGACCGGTACGTAGGGGCGCTGGTGAGGTTCCAGATCGACTTCTGA
- the dnaX gene encoding DNA polymerase III subunit gamma/tau: protein MAAELSYTVLARRYRPLVFDDVVGQEHVSRTLRNAIAERRVGHAYLFGGPRGVGKTTMARIFAKALNCVRGPTEDPCNACEICRAVHEGTDADVLEMDAASNRQVEDARSLREGIRYAPLRARFKVYIIDEAHMLTREAFNTLLKTLEEPPPHVKFVFATTEVHKLPDTIVSRCQRFDFRRITGADIVRRLRQVVAQEKIEAPDGVLAAVARAARGSMRDAESLLDQVVSFKSRGLTEDDVAAVLGEAGGARLAELVEAVRSGDAGKVLTAVGAIFASGVDPAAFADQLLERFRALLAIKACGPQADLVDLPEADLADCARQAEGFTLEALLYGLQGLLEARRRVKEGAPPRLVLEVALVKLARSADLVSLSELLQAAPAARSTPPPADSPPARGTVPPSRNAVDASAALPAEAPAKADEAPPPPGPEPTPAAPVPEGLQESWPRVLAAVRERNVFVGTILGQARVARFSGDEVALVLPAPFTDFHVKRLESAPNRAVVEAALASVLGRKVTFRVSAEGGGTAPAAKPAPPPDLSADPGVRKILETFGGSRVVGIETKE, encoded by the coding sequence GTGGCCGCCGAGCTCTCGTACACCGTCCTGGCGCGCCGGTACCGCCCCCTCGTCTTCGACGACGTGGTGGGCCAGGAACACGTCTCCCGGACGCTCCGGAACGCCATCGCCGAGCGCCGCGTGGGCCACGCCTACCTCTTCGGCGGACCGCGCGGCGTGGGCAAGACCACGATGGCCCGCATCTTCGCCAAGGCCCTCAACTGCGTGCGCGGCCCCACGGAGGATCCCTGCAACGCGTGCGAGATCTGCCGCGCCGTCCACGAGGGGACCGACGCGGACGTCCTCGAAATGGACGCGGCCTCCAACCGCCAGGTCGAAGACGCCCGCAGCCTCCGCGAAGGCATCCGCTACGCCCCGCTGCGGGCGCGCTTCAAGGTGTACATCATCGACGAAGCGCACATGCTCACGCGGGAGGCGTTCAACACGCTCCTGAAGACCCTCGAGGAGCCGCCCCCGCACGTGAAGTTCGTCTTCGCCACCACCGAGGTCCACAAGCTCCCCGACACGATCGTCTCGCGATGCCAGCGTTTCGATTTCCGCCGCATCACCGGCGCCGACATCGTGCGGCGCCTCCGGCAGGTGGTGGCTCAGGAGAAGATCGAAGCGCCCGACGGCGTCCTGGCCGCCGTGGCCCGCGCCGCGCGGGGATCCATGCGGGACGCGGAAAGCCTTCTCGACCAGGTCGTCTCCTTCAAGTCCCGCGGGCTGACGGAGGACGACGTGGCCGCCGTCCTCGGCGAGGCCGGCGGCGCGCGCCTGGCCGAGCTCGTGGAGGCCGTGCGCTCCGGCGACGCCGGGAAGGTCCTGACCGCCGTGGGGGCGATCTTCGCCTCGGGCGTGGATCCGGCCGCCTTCGCGGACCAGCTTCTGGAGCGCTTCCGGGCGCTCCTGGCGATCAAGGCGTGCGGCCCCCAGGCGGACCTCGTGGACCTTCCGGAAGCGGACCTGGCCGACTGCGCCCGCCAGGCGGAAGGCTTCACCCTCGAGGCGCTCCTCTACGGACTCCAGGGGCTCCTGGAAGCCCGCCGGCGGGTGAAGGAAGGAGCGCCTCCGCGGCTCGTCCTGGAAGTGGCCCTCGTGAAGCTGGCCCGAAGCGCGGACCTCGTGTCCCTGAGCGAGCTTCTGCAGGCGGCCCCCGCCGCGCGCTCCACTCCGCCGCCCGCCGATTCCCCGCCGGCCCGAGGGACGGTCCCGCCTTCGCGGAACGCCGTGGACGCTTCGGCCGCCTTGCCCGCCGAAGCCCCGGCGAAGGCGGACGAAGCTCCGCCCCCGCCGGGACCCGAGCCCACCCCGGCGGCCCCTGTGCCCGAAGGCCTTCAGGAGAGCTGGCCGCGCGTCCTGGCGGCGGTCCGGGAGCGAAACGTCTTCGTGGGAACGATTCTGGGCCAGGCCCGCGTGGCGCGGTTCTCGGGAGACGAAGTCGCCCTGGTCCTCCCGGCGCCCTTCACGGACTTCCACGTCAAGCGGCTGGAATCCGCGCCGAACCGCGCCGTCGTGGAAGCGGCCCTGGCGTCGGTCCTCGGCCGCAAGGTGACGTTCCGGGTCTCCGCGGAGGGCGGAGGAACGGCCCCCGCGGCCAAACCCGCGCCGCCGCCCGACCTCTCGGCCGACCCCGGCGTCCGGAAAATCCTGGAAACCTTCGGCGGATCGCGCGTCGTGGGCATCGAAACGAAGGAGTGA
- a CDS encoding class I SAM-dependent methyltransferase has translation MDLKAHHDLIRSQFAIQARAHPRTAPLRRAENVAPMVDLAAPAPSDRVLDVACGWGFVALAFAPRVRSVTGVDLTPEMVELARREAAQRGVRNVEVELGAAEDLRFGAGSFEIATCRFTFHHFADPERALFEMKRVLTPDGRIVLYDYVAAADERKALLHNEIEKARDPSHVKMYSEREFEGFFRKCGLESRGRVVTLLKRDFDAWMDFVDADAGRRAKVRRMLEETIEGNKAGLAPRRRGEHLTFTHTAVAWRLVPKG, from the coding sequence ATGGATTTGAAGGCGCACCATGATCTCATCCGGAGCCAGTTCGCGATTCAGGCGCGGGCGCATCCCCGGACGGCGCCGCTGCGGCGCGCCGAGAACGTGGCGCCGATGGTGGACCTGGCGGCGCCGGCGCCGTCGGACCGGGTACTGGACGTGGCGTGCGGCTGGGGTTTCGTGGCGCTGGCGTTCGCGCCGCGGGTGCGGTCGGTGACGGGAGTAGACCTGACGCCCGAGATGGTGGAGCTGGCGCGGCGGGAAGCGGCCCAGCGGGGCGTGCGGAACGTCGAGGTCGAGCTCGGGGCCGCCGAGGACCTGCGGTTCGGGGCGGGGTCGTTCGAGATCGCGACCTGCCGGTTCACGTTCCACCACTTCGCCGACCCCGAGCGGGCGCTGTTTGAAATGAAGCGGGTGCTGACGCCCGACGGCCGGATCGTGCTTTACGACTATGTGGCCGCCGCGGACGAGCGCAAGGCGCTCCTTCACAACGAGATCGAGAAGGCGCGGGACCCCTCGCACGTGAAAATGTATTCGGAGCGCGAGTTCGAGGGCTTCTTCCGGAAGTGCGGCCTGGAGTCCCGGGGGCGGGTGGTGACGCTGCTCAAGCGGGACTTCGACGCGTGGATGGATTTCGTGGACGCGGACGCGGGCCGGCGGGCGAAGGTGCGCCGGATGCTCGAGGAGACGATCGAGGGGAACAAGGCCGGGCTGGCGCCGCGGCGGAGGGGGGAGCATCTGACGTTCACGCACACGGCGGTGGCCTGGCGGCTGGTGCCGAAGGGGTAG
- a CDS encoding thioredoxin domain-containing protein: protein MRASPAAAALAFLAACGAPLPPAARTGSAPDGKRSMKHTNRLIHEKSPYLLQHAHNPVDWYPWGSEAFEKARAEDKPIFLSIGYSTCHWCHVMERESFEDEEVARLLNEHFVSIKVDREERPDVDQIYMTAVQAMGQHGGWPLSVWLTPDREPFMGGTYFPKEDRFGRPGFMTVLRRIADLWKDRKGDIRREARQLAEILRRETGAARPGGLDPERALHRAFLQIQQNFEPAYGGFSHAPKFPHGTTIQFLLRYHLRTKSAEALEMAEKTLTEMARGGLYDQLGGGFHRYSTDARWIVPHFEKMLYDQATLAVAYLEAWQATGRPLYERILRETLEYVLRDMTSPEGAFYSAEDADSEGIEGKFYVWNPAQVRQVLGEKDAERFCRAFDVTPEGNWEPFEESIPRHQSVLRLVEDGSFDDLRRRMFEARSRRVRPGRDDKVLTSWNGLMISAFARAAQVLEEPRYREAAARAARFLLARHVREGVLLRTSRLGEAKIEGYLDDHAFLAAALLDLYETTFDAAWLAEARRWADRAAELFGDAQAGGFYVTAAGREDLIARMREDYEGPMPTANATLALVFLRLHHLTGEDALRGRAEKTLASYASALERYPAGHATMLMAADFLVGPVREVVVSEGPGEDALLRAARRPFAPRKVVARAAAGAPPLPLLEGRGPVGGKAAAYVCENRTCRAPVTEPGELEALLRP, encoded by the coding sequence ATGCGCGCGTCCCCCGCCGCGGCGGCGCTGGCCTTTCTGGCGGCCTGCGGAGCGCCGCTTCCGCCGGCGGCCCGCACGGGGAGCGCGCCGGATGGAAAGCGTTCCATGAAACACACCAACCGGCTCATCCACGAGAAAAGCCCGTACCTCCTTCAGCACGCCCACAACCCCGTGGACTGGTATCCGTGGGGTTCCGAGGCGTTCGAGAAGGCCCGCGCCGAAGACAAGCCCATCTTTCTCTCGATCGGCTACTCCACCTGCCACTGGTGCCACGTCATGGAACGGGAGTCGTTCGAGGACGAGGAGGTCGCCCGGCTCCTCAACGAGCACTTCGTGTCCATCAAGGTGGACCGGGAGGAGCGGCCGGACGTGGACCAGATCTACATGACCGCCGTCCAGGCCATGGGCCAGCACGGGGGCTGGCCGCTTTCGGTCTGGCTGACGCCGGACCGCGAACCCTTCATGGGCGGCACCTACTTTCCCAAGGAGGACCGCTTCGGGCGGCCGGGCTTCATGACCGTCCTGCGCCGGATCGCCGACCTCTGGAAGGACCGCAAAGGCGACATCCGCCGCGAGGCGCGCCAGCTGGCGGAGATCCTGCGGCGGGAGACGGGCGCCGCCCGTCCGGGGGGGCTGGATCCCGAACGCGCCCTTCACCGCGCCTTCCTCCAGATCCAGCAGAACTTCGAGCCCGCCTACGGCGGCTTCTCCCACGCGCCCAAGTTTCCGCACGGGACGACGATCCAGTTTCTTCTGCGCTACCACCTCCGGACAAAATCGGCCGAAGCGCTCGAAATGGCCGAGAAGACCCTCACCGAAATGGCCCGCGGCGGCCTCTACGATCAGCTCGGGGGAGGCTTCCACCGGTATTCGACCGACGCGCGATGGATCGTGCCCCACTTCGAGAAGATGCTCTACGATCAGGCGACGCTCGCGGTCGCGTACCTCGAGGCCTGGCAGGCGACGGGGCGGCCGCTCTACGAGCGGATTCTCCGCGAGACGCTCGAATACGTGCTCCGCGACATGACGTCCCCGGAGGGCGCGTTCTACTCCGCCGAGGACGCCGACAGCGAGGGGATCGAAGGCAAGTTCTACGTGTGGAATCCCGCGCAGGTGCGGCAGGTCCTGGGCGAAAAGGATGCCGAGCGGTTCTGCCGCGCCTTCGACGTGACGCCGGAGGGCAACTGGGAACCCTTCGAGGAGTCGATCCCCCGCCATCAAAGCGTGCTCCGGCTCGTCGAGGACGGAAGCTTCGACGACCTGCGCCGCAGGATGTTCGAAGCCCGGTCGCGGCGGGTGCGCCCCGGCCGGGACGACAAGGTCCTGACCTCCTGGAACGGGCTCATGATTTCGGCCTTCGCGCGCGCGGCGCAGGTCCTGGAGGAGCCCCGGTACCGCGAGGCCGCCGCGCGGGCCGCGCGGTTTCTCCTCGCGCGCCATGTCCGGGAAGGGGTCCTTCTTCGGACGTCGCGCCTGGGGGAGGCCAAGATCGAGGGGTACCTCGACGACCACGCCTTTCTGGCCGCGGCGCTCCTGGATCTTTACGAGACGACGTTCGACGCCGCCTGGCTTGCGGAGGCTCGACGCTGGGCGGATCGCGCGGCGGAGCTTTTCGGGGACGCCCAGGCCGGCGGGTTCTACGTGACCGCGGCGGGGCGGGAGGATCTCATCGCCCGGATGCGCGAGGACTACGAGGGGCCGATGCCGACGGCGAATGCGACGCTCGCGCTCGTCTTTCTGCGGCTTCATCATCTGACGGGAGAGGACGCCCTCCGCGGGCGGGCGGAAAAGACGCTTGCGTCCTACGCTTCCGCGCTGGAGCGCTACCCGGCGGGGCATGCGACGATGCTCATGGCGGCGGACTTTCTGGTGGGGCCGGTGCGGGAGGTGGTGGTCAGCGAGGGGCCCGGAGAGGACGCGCTCCTTCGGGCGGCGCGGCGGCCGTTCGCTCCGCGGAAGGTCGTGGCGCGGGCGGCGGCCGGGGCGCCGCCGCTTCCCCTGCTGGAAGGCCGGGGGCCCGTGGGGGGCAAGGCGGCGGCCTATGTCTGCGAGAACCGGACCTGCCGCGCGCCCGTGACGGAGCCCGGGGAGCTGGAGGCGCTGCTTCGGCCATGA